Genomic segment of Rattus norvegicus strain BN/NHsdMcwi chromosome 7, GRCr8, whole genome shotgun sequence:
GCAaagctgtttgtttgctttgagtgAATTCAGCTGTCACAGGACGCTCCGCGTGACTGTGGAACTGATTCCTGCTGGGAGTGGGGGGATCCTGTACCACCAGCGTCAGGGCAGGGGTTGCAAGAGCTGAGCAGGGGTGGTGGGTGCTGTGCTGGAAGGGTGCAGAACAGAAGGGGCCTCAGCCAGGCTCCTCTTCCCACATGGCACAGGGCACGTGGGCCGAGGGTGAAAACGTAATATGCACCAATCTTCTTACTTTTAATTGAGAGCAGGTCTTGATGATACATGGCTGCAGTCCCAGTgcttggaggtggaggcaggagaatccagAGTCATACCTCGTTATGTAGTGcacttgaggccagccagggctacaggagCTCCTGTCCCCCAAACAACCTATGTGAATAAATGacataaaattacaaattaaGCTGTGTATGGTGGTGCATACATTGTCCTGTCACTCTGGAGAATGGGGAAGCTGCAGAATCTTCCAAGCTCAGGAGATTGGGGCTAGCCTCTACGACAAGCAGGATGccaaaataaattaatgaaagaaacaTAGAGCAGCGACAGGCCGGGAGACGCCGTGATGGGTTGCTCTGAGCTCTTCCTGCTCCTGCAGAGGGACCTGCACCTGGTTCCCGGCTCCCACGGCTGCTTGGCTGCCAACTGCCTGTAATCCAGCTGCAGTGCCTGGTGCTCTGAAGTCTCGTGTGTGCACCTACGCATGATTCCTTTTCTAGCTgcattcctcctttccttcctgaatgctgggatgacaggtgtgcaccCCAATTCTGGCTTCCCTTCCAGCTTGGAAGTTAGGTGGTGGACATGCTAAAGGTTccactttggtcttcttcctaTGTTCCTCTGACTGTGTGTTCCTTTCCACAAAGATGTgtgtctggtctacaaagtttatttttcttttgaggcagggtctctgtaCCCCAAGTTGGCCTCAGAACCCCGTAGTAGCTGAAGGTGACCTTtactttctgatcctcctgtctctccatcCACCCTGGTGTTCAGAagacaggtgtgtgccaccacaccagatTTATGAGATACAGCCCAGGGCCTAATACATGCTGGGTAAGAGCTCTCCTGACTGAACAGTGGTTTCTGCCCTGTGAGGTTTCTATGGAGGGCAGATGGTGGTGTTTGCATCTCTGCCAGCCAGATGGTCCCTGTCTGGATTGTTTGCCAACCACGTGGGTGCTGGTTGGACTCATTGAACATGCATGCCACCGTATAATGTCACAGCTTGGACACTGAAACTGAGCCTTGGGATTGGGCCTAATGCTAGGTGGGAGAGGGTACATCTGGGACATCAAGCGCCAAGGTCCCTGGGGCAGTGACTGTATCTGCCAGGGCAGGAGAAGAGTCCTGGGTGCCTAGAGAGGAACTAGTGTTCTGAGGGACAGCTTTGGGCTGGGCTCTGCCTGCTGATTGACCACCCCTCTCTCCCCAGTACATGGGCTGCATTGAGGTGCTCCGATCTATGCGCTCCCTGGATTTCAACACCCGGACACAGGTGACGAGGTGAGGCCTTGGGATGGGTCTGGGAACCCGGGTCTCATGTGGCCTGCCCATCATGAGGCCTCTTGAGGGTAGCATGGCAGGTTGGAGGTGACCTGCCAGGCACCTGAAGTCAGAGGGCTGACTGTGCTCAACATGGGCCATACCTCAGGCCTGTTTCTCAGCTCTGTCCCTGAGTGTTGTTCTTGGCTGTGATGGACACTCCCCAGACTCGGTTTCCCTTCAGCCTGCCCTCCAGTGGGGTGTGATTTCAGGAGGGTGAGAGGAAGGGTTTCGTTTACTCCATGAATTTATAATCCAGGACACAAAGCCAGGTGTGTTGGCTTACACCTagagtcccagcatttgggagccaCGGGCAGGAGGTTAGCCATGACCATGCTAGCCTAGGCTATAGactgtcccaagaaacaagcaaaaacagtAGACTTATTGTTCCAACATTCCAcccctgcaattctttgctttaaCACATCTCTGTATAGTATTTTATAACCACCTAATCTGAACATTGGATCTAGAACATTCCAACACCCTAAAAGGAAGCCCTATTCTCATGAGCAGTTATCCACTCTCCAATCTACCTAGCAGCTACAAatccacttcctgtctctgggCATTTCTTAGCATGGAGTCCCACTCTGTGGCCTTGTGTCTCTGCCTTAGCCACTCTTTGTGCCTCTGTGATAAAACCTAGAGGATTTATTCAGTTCATTCCATGCATTATAGGAAGGCAGAAGCTCAAGGAATCTGCTCATAATAATAAgtttgtaataaataataaattaaatctgCTCGAGTGATCACATTCATAATAATGAACAAAGAGAGATGGATTAGTGTAAACATGTTTATGCTGTTTGCTTTGtctactctttgtttttttttttgctttgtctaCTCTTACACAGCCTGGGTTCCCCTGCCTaggggatggtaccacccacagtggacagccctctctctctcaacacatCAAGACAATCCCGCACAGATATTCTCTGAGGTTCACCCCTGAGGTGATTCTACATTTTGTCATATTGATAATTAACACTAACCACAATGTCTCGCTGATCACTGTCTTTAGAGTACATTCATGTTGTACATATCAGATCCTTGTTGCTATTCAGGGCTGAGTAATACCCCAGTGAGTGGATGGATCATACTGTATGTCCAGTCATCCATGCTGGACGCTAGGTACACAGGACTCTTCACTTCCCATCAGCCCTGTGTCCTATCTCTGCTGACAACCAGGTTTATAATAATTTGtcactctgggggttggggatttagctcagtggtagagcgtttgcctagcaagcgcaaggccctgggttcggtccccagctccgaaaaaaagaaaagaaaaaaaaataatttgtcaCCCTGCCCTAAATTGGCCTCTAACTTGCTGTGTAtctcaggctagctttgaattcatgatcttcttgcctctgcctcataaGCAAAGGGATAATCTCATCTGGCTTCCCATTGCTCATTTCTCAGCGTCAGCCCTGCCGTTTCTAAGTAGGGTCTCCTTCTCCCCCAGGGAAGCCATCAATCGGCTCCACGAGGCTGTGCCAGGTGTCCGAGGCTCCTGGAAGAAGAAGGTAGGCGTGGGCTGTGGTCCTAGAGAGCTGGTGTGTGTCATGGGAGGCCGAGGGGAACACCGTGGCTACCCAGAGCCCCTCTGGTCTCAGGCATCTGATGCAGGTGGCTCACTGTACCTTCCCAGGCCCCCAACAAGGCGCTGGCCTCCATCTTGGGGAAAAGCAACCTGCGCTTCGCCGGCATGAGCATCTCAGTCAACATCTCTGTGGACGGCCTTAACTTGTCAGTTCCCGCTACCCGTCAGGTGGGAGCCGCCGCCCTCCACCCTGCACACCACCCTGCCGCAGTTCTGGTACCCTCACCCATAACCCACCTTTGCCCAGTCCGCAACCCTGCCATctaccctgcccacatccttatCATGGTTCCACCCACGGCCCCACCCACAGCCCCTCCCACAGCCCCgccctccccgccctcccccccccccccgctgcaATCCTTTAAGCCCAAAAGGCAGCAATAGCCTTTTCAGCCCTATACTtaaagatggggtttctctgtgtagccctggctgtcttgaaactcactctgtagaccaggctgccctcgaattcaagagatctacctgcttctgcctctagagtgctgggactgaaggtgtacatcaccaccacccagcttcagTCTTAGACTTATGTCCCTATATGTATGTCCTTCCACAGCCCCACCCTCAGTCCCCACCAACCTCAAAGCCCTCAGCCACACCCACTCAGCAGGTCTCGCCTATCATCTCTGGAGAACCCTTACAATGCCCAGAAATATCTGATGCCTACTGGGGTGGACCCAGGGTGTGGAGTCGCCATGGGTACAGAGTCCCCAGTAGCTGGGATCTGAGTGGTCTGCTTGCCTTTATCTAAGGCAGTGCCACTGATAGGGCGGATCTGTCTGGAGTGGTCTGGACGTTTACCTGGGCTGGAGTGGGTTGCAACCAGGGACCTGGCATTCCCATCAGAAGGACGTGAAGGTGGGCTCCCCCTGCAGGTGGGGAGGAGAAGGATGCTGGGCTGGTCCCCAGGAGAGGCAAGCACCTCTGGGAAAAGACAACATGAGCCTGGGAGAGGACTTGTCTGTCCCTAGAGTAGAGACACTGGCGTTGTAGTCTCTGCCAGGCACTGGGGGGGCAGTGCCAGGGCCAGATGAGCAGTTGTCATATCAAGAGGGGCCATGGCCAGGTCTCATGGGGAAGTGATCGCTGTAAAGACAGAGGTGAGAGGCAGAGTGGGCAGCCCCTGCCGAGGGGCTTACTGTGGGGGATACACAGCTTAGATGACTGTAGGAAGACTTTAACCCCAACGATAGCCAGTATCCCAATTCTATCCACCATCCCCATTCTGGTTACCTGAACTCCGACCTCCACCTCAACCCTACTTGTTTGTGTGGAGAGacagtctcaccatgtagccttgcCTGTCCTGTGACTCGGAGACCTGCTTGCCTGTGCTGAGATGAaggccaccatgcttggcttgaACTTGGCTTCCAGTACTGACCTCAGCCCTTCACCTGGGTCAGGCCTGCGTCTCTCATTTGTGGGCACACATTCTCACTTTGCCCTGGTTGATCTGGAATTCAAGGAAGTCTGAGCTGGAACTGTATCAGCTGTAAGGGGCAGCCTGAAGGGGCCCCAGACACAGTCCTGCGGGGAGGGGTCCTTTAATTCACGTGTCTCCGATGCTCTGCAGTGCCCGTGTAGGAGGCGTCTCGCACCAGACATGAGACAAGACTGGCCTTACATGGCCTCTGGCTGATGCCAAAGAAACACGCTTGTGGCTGGGGCTTAGTTGATAGTGTTGGGTGTGGTGCCCTGGGCATAGGGGGTCTTTTTTGAGCAGCTCAGCTGGAAGTGAATCTCGCCCTGTAGCAGCTCCAGAATCCAGTTGTCTTGTGAGTCAGGAGAGCTGGAAGTTTGGGGGGCTCTGCCCCACCAAAGAGTGGGAGTCCACCGCATGGAAGGGTCTCCCaaacctgctgctgctgctgttagtgGAGAAGGGAGACCACTCTtgacaccagcccagggacagggtGAACAGCGGCAGTGGGGAGGGGACCAGAGCCTGAAGCAGAGGCCTCCGTCCGATGCCCAAGCTTCCCAGCTGGTGGGAAGGACATTGCTGTCGGGCTCACCATGAGCCAGGGTCCGGCTGAAGGCTCAGCTGGGAAGATGTGCTCACTAAGACCacaggttcaggggttggggatttagctcagcggtagagcgcttgcctaagaagtgcaagaccctgggtttctccagctccgaaaaaaagaaccaaaaaaaaaaaaaaaaaaaaaaaaaagaccacaggTTCAGCTTCCTGAGTTTTGTTATTTTGAATCTTAGGAAcctctctccactcctcctccttctccactttcttcccccaactcctccctcctacccctccactcctccctcctccccacacccccctccccactctgccctcctccccacacctcctttcccctccccactctgccctcctccccacacctcctttcccctccccactctgccctcctccccacacctcctctctcctccctccaggaGGGAGTGTTTCAATTCCGAGGAAATAAAATCCCTATACAACTTTAGGAACCTGAGTGACAGGCCACAAATGGGGTGGGGCCATGTAAATAAACACCAGTGAACACACACTTGTTCTATATCAGGAAACCTGAGCCTGGGATAGGCTGTTTGgagtgtttgtgtttatatgtgtaaagGTGTTTCCATGTCTACACTTAGGTGTGTACTCAACCATGTGACCCCCAGACCTAtgcttcctgttctctctttAGTCCCTGTCCAGTCCTCATGGGGGCTTGATGTGGAGGTGGGACTCTCAGGCCTTAGCTGCGTTAGACAGACAGTAGTCAGAGAGGACacacctccctccccacctctcctgtGACTGGGGCTCACCCGCCAGGGCTATCAGTGACCATGCCTGCCTCCTGTCCTCACAGATCATCGCCAACCATCACATGCAGTCTATTTCCTTCGCCTCCGGTGGCGACACGGTAAGATGGGGTGGGCGGACCTCTGTGCCCCGTACCCCTGTAGCCTTCCCAGGCCCCGCCTGCTGGGTCCTCTGCGCCTCTAGGGAGCTGAACCCTGTTAACTCCCCCTACCCATCTCTCTAGGACATGACCGATTACGTGGCCTATGTGGCCAAGGACCCCATCAACCAGAGAGGTGAGCTTGGATTGTGGAGGGCGCTCAGGGCCCTGGGCCCGGAGCAGGGCTGTGCTGAAGGGTCACAGGCGTGCCGACGCTGTGACCTTCCCAGCCTGCCACATCTTGGAATGCTGTGAGGGTCTCGCCCAGAGTGTCATCAGCACCGTGGGGCAAGCCTTTGAGCTGCGCTTCAAGCAATACCTGCACAGTCCGCCCAAGGCTGTCGTGCCCCCTGAAAGGTAAAGGGGCCCTGGGTTTCCTGGGCCAGGCTGCTAGCTGCATCCTCCAAAGACAGGCTGGGTCTGCCCTCTGTTACCCAGCCCCTTGTGTGCCTCAGTTCCATTTCTTCATTTAGACCAAGGGCTCTGTGCTCTTCAGGGATGAGCCTCGTGATAGCAGCTGAGAATGGGGTGTCTTACATCTGGGGTGCCACCTTCATTTTTTCCGACATTGGATCTAGTACAAACAGCTGATGGTGGTTGTGCCAATATTCTGGACACACCTCCGGCCCCGTAGATCAGGGTTACTGTCACCAGGGTTACCTGGGGGAAGGCCTGGCTGATaggtggaggtggggggttgGGAAGGGAGGGCCCAGCACTCTCACGTAGATGCCTCACTCTGTACCCTCAGGCTGACCGGGCTGGAGGAGTCGGCCTGGGGTGATGGTGAGGTTACTGCAGACCACGATTACTACAACAGCATTCCAGGAAAGGAGCCACCCCTGGGCGGGCTGGTGGACTCCAGACTGGCTGTCACACAGCCCTGTGCGCTGACAACACTTGGGGGCCTTGGACAGGTCAGCCTCCTGTGGGGCCAGAGGGGACGTGGAGCTGTCATTGGGGTGGGTGGGAAGTAGGCCTGGGACATAGCAGGGTCACCACACCTCTCTTGCAGGGATTGTCACCTGCCTGGAGAGATGTCCGTGGCTTGCCTTGGGACATGGGCCCCTCTGGAGCAGGTAGGTTGTTCTAGCCTCACAGAGTCTGCCTCCTGGCCCCTCTACCCCATGCCCCATTCACAGTGAACCTCCCTGCATGTAACTGTGCCCTGAAGGCTGTACGTTCTACCCTGTCCCCAGTGAAgctctctgtgtgtgactgtccTGAAGGCCGTGTGCTCTACACTGTCCCCAGTGAAGCTGTGTGTGACTGTGCCCTGTAGGCCCTGTGCTCCCTGCTctacctcccctttctctcttcattGCCTCAGGTGATGACGTCACTGCAGTTGGGGATACATTGAGCTTCCCATATTTTTAAACTCCAGGAGGCATTGCTGTCCTGCTAGACTTTGTCTGCTACTGTCCCCTGACCAGTGGCTCATTATTCTGGGGCTTTCCAGAAGTCTCTGTGCACACTCGGGCACCTTGCTTATGAATTACTGCTGAGTCTGTCCAGATGGGAGTGCACACACAGTTGGCACACTTGAATTTTTGTCCAGCTCACCGTCCTTTGTGGAGTCTTCCCACATCTGCATACTGTAGACCTGGCATCGTTTCATGACTGTTGCCAGGCAACGGGACCTCTCTGGTGTGAGGACTGTACACTTGCTCCCTGTGTACAGAACGGGGATCCCTTGGTGCCTTACTAGCCTTCCGTCCCAGGGCTGTAGCTttggctgggtcctccctcaGCACCCACCGGTCAGTGTTCTCCATACAGATCTCAGGGTTTCTCAGACTCTCTCACTTTCagtcagatttttattttttgagatatggtctcatatagcccaggctggatttatTATGTAGGTGAGGATGACACTGAACccttggtcctcctgcctctaccgcTGTGTTTTGAGCATCACCACACACAAATGGctgtttttttctaaaacataaacaaacaaaaaaacccctttgaggtagggtctcattcTGCAAACCAGCTAGCCTTGAGCATGGGACATTCTGCCAGTTCCTGGGTTTGCATTTCGCTGCCATCATTTTATGATTAAACTCCTTCTTTCCCAGTTTTACAGGGGGCTATGTGACACATCTGGGTCCTTGGAGGTCAGAGCCGTGGCGTCCTCAGTGTTTCAGAAAGGCACGTGGTGAGGCAGGGCTTGGTCACAGTTAGTAGCACCTTCCAGTCCTCACTTCTTGCCCGGGGTTCCGACAAGTACCCGGAATATCCTTGGGCTCTGAAAAATCCGCTCAGCTGAGCTTAGGTGGGAGAAATGGAAGTCAGTTGTTCATTCGGTTGATGTAACCCCCAGCGACCCCGAGGGTGAGGCTGAGGGGACAGGATATCCGGCTACCCCTGGGTGGGTGAAGATGTGTGGGACTAGGCAGGGTGTGAACTGGAGACTGAGAGCTTTCAGAGTAAAgtacaaggaaaaataaaacacaaagatgtGAGTTTGACTGCTGTCACTGAGCTAAAGGCTGAGCATAGTGGTCCATGTTCGAAGTCCTAATACTGGGGAGACCGAAGGGTCTCTGGGGTTCAATGGCCAGCCATTCTAGCGTAATCAGTTTCGGGTTCAGCAAGAGGCCTTGTCTTAAAAAGATgaagagttggggttggggatttagctcagtggtagagcgcttgcctagcaagcgcaaggccctgggtttggtccccagctccgaaaaaaagaaaaaaaaaagatgaagagttATTGAGGAAGACACCCCGTGTTGACCTTCAGCTTCTCCTTGTGtgtacacagatacatgcatgGATGtaagcatgcacacgcacatggaAAGAGGAGGAGGCCTCTGATTTTAAAATAGGAGTAACAGTGGTAACAGCCTAGCCACGAGGCAGGCCACACGGTGGCCTCAGCCACAACTGTTAATATTTAAACAGAGGGTCAATGTTAGGATCCAGCTCTTTGGAGCCCGGAGCTCCAGCCCTCTCCCCCTTGGCCAGAGAGCTGCCCTCTTGTGGTACATCTGGGCTCTGGCTCAAGCTTGCATATGTGACCAGCCTCTGTCCCCAGCTGGAGCACGGTGTGGCTCTTGAATCCAACAGGAAGCCTCGGCTTGGTGCCTGTGGAGTGACACAGGGGACTTGCCtgctcactcctgcctccctctggGTCATTTGACTCATTGTCCTTGCTTCCCCTGCCCCCAAGTCCTCTGGGTTTCTGCCTGACCCACCACCATTTGTCCTCTCTAGTCCCACCTGGGGATGGCTACGTGCAGGCAGATGCCCGAGGGCCACATGACTACGAGGAACACCTGTATGTCAACACCCAGGGCCTGGACGCTTTGGAGCTTGAGGACACCTCCGAGAcacctctgcagcctgaggaCAGCCCCAAGAAGGACCTGTTTGACATGCGTGCGTGACCCGTCCCCATCTGACCTGGGATTGCATGGGGGAAGGTCGAGGGGCTCAGGCTGTGAACCTCAGTTAACTGGGGAAGACTTCCTGCCTAAGCTAGTCAGTGGGCAGCCTGGCTTCTGCCCATGGTCTCAGGAGAGCCTCTGTGAACTCCTGTCAGTGGGGCCTGTCAGTTCCCATCTAGTTGGCCAGGAGATCCCAGCTTGTTTTTATCTGCCCTCAGGGTCTCAGGTGGCTGTGGGAGAGctggtcttcctttttcctccaggAGCCCCCACCTGGAGGGTAGCCCACTCACTAGAGAACCCCATCCTGATGGAGGAGAACTGGTGTGTTCTCAGTCTAGTCGCCCAGGCTAATCTGTCCTTCCAGAAGGGTCTGCAACACTCCTCATAGTTGTATGTCAGCTCTACTCCCTTTCCTGGCCACTGTGTGGTGCTGACTCTCCCAGGGCCTCCCAGATGGCTAGAAATTTCTTCCGCCAGATCTTCCCAGAGTCGATCCCTTGTTACATCATttctttggtgtatgtgtgtgagaatgtgggGGCTAGAAGACAGCCTTGGCTATTGTTGCTCAGTGCCAGTTCTCCTTGTCGATTTGAGCCAGGGTCTTTCAGTGGCTTGGGACTACTAACTAGTCTGGGCTGGCTGCTGTTTGAGGCTAGGGATCTTCCTGTCCCCATTGCCTCGGTGTGTGAGTTACTGGAACACGCCATTGTGCCAGCTTTTTACATGCAtggtgggaatcaaacttgggtcctctggctTGCACCATAGACTCGTAATTCTTAGCATTACAACTGTGGTGTAACCTACTGAGTGCCTGCTGTGTACTGTGGCAGTGGTTGCAGAGTGTGAGAGAGTGTTTCTCACAGTGGGAAAGCAGGTTGGGCCCGAGTGACAGCCATTTGCCTGACTTCCACAGGGAGGTGGGTTCCCACTTAGCTCTTAGCAGGGGAGACGGCAGGGTTGTGGTGGGGCTCCTGTGTCAGGCACTTGGGGGCCGATTTGTGTCACTTTCTGTCTCCTCCCTGTCCCTTGAGGGTCCTGAGGCTATAGTGACAGCTCCACAGAGGTCTGGATGTGAGGCAACCTTCCCTTACCAACAGTCAGCCAATGGCATAGATGTGGTCTGCAGTGAGGCATACATGGGGTAGGGGCCAGTGCAAAGGGGGGAGTCTGGGTCAATAGTGGGAGGAAGGGAATACTGGTGTGCCTCAGCTTCTGTGAAAGCTGTGAAAACAGCTTTGACAGTGAGCGGAACCAGTACACTTTGCTGATAAGCACTTGGCTGGGGTTGCAGAGGCTGTGCCCAATACCAGGATGGGTCTAGAAATTCTCAGGGCCCGGCTTGTGCTGAACACCTGTATTCCAGCTAAATGAGAGAATGAGGGAGGAAGACAGAATTTAAGGCTAGCTTTGGCAAGTTTGTGAAAGCTTGTCAAAAAGTAAAACAAGGACTGGGGGCGTGGTCAGaggtggagcccctgcctagaatcccccagtgaggggctgggggcatggtcAGGGGTGCAGCTTctacctagaatcccccagtgaggggctggggacatggctctgGAGTGTGCTTACCTGACAAGCCTGATGGCCTAGGTtctatcccagcaatagaaaaaaaaatgacccacAGGACCCTTTGAAGATGCCCTGAAGTTGCACGAGTGCTCCGTGGCAGCAGGCATTACTGCAGCCTCACTCCCTCTGGAGGATCAGTGGCCCAGCCCCCCTACCCGCAGGGCCCCCATTGCACCCACAGAGGAGCAACTGAGGCAGGAGCCCTGGTACCATGGACGAATGAGCCGTCGGGCTGCAGAGAAGCTGCTTCGTGCCGATGGGGACTTCCTTGTGAGAGACAGCATCACCAACCCGGGGCAGTATGTCCTCACAGGCATGCACGCGGGGCAGCCCAAGCACCTGCTGCTGGTGGACCCCGAGGGTGTGGTAAGCGGGCACTTTGCTCTTCAGGGTTGGGGCCATGTTTTTACATAATGGATCCTTTTGTATGGAAGAGGTGGTTCCTTGTCAAAACATtttccagtttaaaaaaatgttttaaccaAGGGTGGTGACTCACACTAGTTATCCTAACActtagaaagctgaggcaggaggattgctagaaGTTCGAGGATAGCCTGGAACCCCAGGGTGAGAACATTGTCTAAAAACAataatgaaggggttggggatttagctcagtggtagagcgcttgcctagcaagcgcaaggccctgggttcggtccccagctccaaaaaaaaaaaaaaaaaaaaaaaccaaaaaaaaaccaataacgAAAACTTCTAAAGGAATTTCCGCTTTGTAAAGCGTTTTGGGGTTCGCAGAAATACTTCCACCCCTCCAGCCTCTCAGAGCTCCCACCTAAGGTGCTTGTTCCTGACAACACAGTATGCCAGTTGGGGTGTATTTATCTGGGTCTCTAAGTAAGTTATTAAGTCGGGGCCTTTCCAGAATCAATCACCACTATCCCCTTAGTCAAATTCTGTGTATGTAGGGAGCCCTGTCTGGcatgaaacttgctctgtagaccatcagcctggcttcgaactcagatctcctgctgcctctgcgctccaagtgctgggactaaaggtgtgtgctaccacagctggctctgttcttttctaatgtaTTCTTCTTGCTATTATCTTAAGTGCATGGGGTGTGTACCATCTGTGTGCAGtaccctctgaggccagaagaggatcccagaggactggagttacagatggttatgaaccttccccgtgggtgctgggaatcgaacccctgacctctgcaagagcagcgagtgctcttaaaggcagagccacctctctagccctcatCTACTTATTTTTTAAACCGCCTACTGCCTGAACTCGGGTTTCTTCCTCCATGTTCCTCTGGCACAGGTGTTCCTCATGGGAGTTGGGGGGtttaaactcaggtccccatgcttgtaCAACAGGCCCTTTCCTGagtcagccccccccccccccacggagCCCTGCGATCGTTGGGACCCGAGTATATTGGGCCTGTGGTTCTGGAGTCTTGGGGTTGGTTCTGGGGCGGAGTCACCTCCTCTGACCAGCAGGTCTGAGCTGGTGGGGGCGTGGCCTGTGGGATGCGTGGGATGTGTTCTGGGTCGGGGGCTGAAGTCTCTGTCTACAGGTACGGACAAAAGATGTGCTGTTTGAGAGCATCAGCCACCTCATAGACTATCACCTGAAGAACGGGTTGCCCATCGTGGCTGCCGAGAGTGAACTGCATCTGCGGGGAGTGGTCTCTCGGGAGCCATGAGCCAGGTGAGTAGTAGCCAGCAGCAACGTTTGCCATCCACAGGGCTCCTGTGTTTAAAGACTGATCCACAGTCATGAAATCCACCCATTCTGTGCATCGTTGTGTTGGGCGGCCATCACAACAGCTAATTGCAGAACATTTTATCATCCAAAAAGCAAGCCTCGCCTCTAGAAG
This window contains:
- the Shc2 gene encoding SHC-transforming protein 2, with the protein product MTQGPGGRAAPEPEAPTTFCALLPRMPQWKFAAPGSFLGRGPAAARVAGAAEAQPEPGVPALAAVLGACEPRCAAPCPLPALGRCRGSGSRGARGTPDVADEWVRKGGFIHKPAHGWLHPDARVLGPGVSYIVRYMGCIEVLRSMRSLDFNTRTQVTREAINRLHEAVPGVRGSWKKKAPNKALASILGKSNLRFAGMSISVNISVDGLNLSVPATRQIIANHHMQSISFASGGDTDMTDYVAYVAKDPINQRACHILECCEGLAQSVISTVGQAFELRFKQYLHSPPKAVVPPERLTGLEESAWGDGEVTADHDYYNSIPGKEPPLGGLVDSRLAVTQPCALTTLGGLGQGLSPAWRDVRGLPWDMGPSGAVPPGDGYVQADARGPHDYEEHLYVNTQGLDALELEDTSETPLQPEDSPKKDLFDMRPFEDALKLHECSVAAGITAASLPLEDQWPSPPTRRAPIAPTEEQLRQEPWYHGRMSRRAAEKLLRADGDFLVRDSITNPGQYVLTGMHAGQPKHLLLVDPEGVVRTKDVLFESISHLIDYHLKNGLPIVAAESELHLRGVVSREP